Below is a window of Candidatus Omnitrophota bacterium DNA.
TTCATCAGGTCGAAGTAGAACTTTATCCCCCTCAGGGCCTCTTCCTTGTCAAAGGCCGCGGCGAGGCCGTCTTTTGAGAGGTAATCCCCTCCTGACGACCATATCCAGGGGACGGTATCATGGACAAGCCCCTGGTCTTTTATGTCAGAGACGCCGAGGACCCCGATAGGCCCGTTGCCGTGGTCATACCCCTTGAGGACCGAGCATGTCTTTTCGAAAAGTTCCCATGTGGAGATATCGCCGGCCGAAAGATTGAACTTCTTGAATATATCTTTCCTATAGAAGAGCATCCTGGTCTCGGCGCCCCACGGGAGGGCGTGTATCAGCCTTGTCGTTTCGTCCTCACAGGTAGCCCACGAGACGGGGTGGAATTTGTTCTTCAGCCTCTCTTCCGAGGCCTCTGAAGTAAGGTTGGCCAACGAGCCTACGGATGCGAGGGTCTTAGTCCAGGTATTCCCTATCTGGAAGATGTCCGGCAGCTGCTTGGTCTTGGCCGCGAAAATTATTCTTTTCCACGCCTGGGTCCAGGGGATTATCGAGAGGTCTATCTTTATTCCGGGGTGGGTCCTCTCAAATTCTTCTATCTCTTTATCCATCATCGGGCCCGTGTCGACGCCGCCTATGGGCATGACCCAGAATTTGAGAGATACGGGATTTTTCATATTTAAAATTATACCACCAGGTTGATTAAAGTCAACGCGTAATGTATAATCTCAGTCAAATGGGTGAGACTATAAGGGTTTTCATAGCGATAGAGCTTCCTCCGCAGGCGCGCGATGAGCTCATCTCAGTCCAGGCAACGCTCAAAAGATCCGGCGCCGATGTTAAGTGGGTCGAACCGGAGAATATCCACCTCTCACTCCGGTTCATCGGGGACGTAGGGCCGGATAAGACGGAGGAGATAAAAAACCAGCTTGCCGGCGTTGCTTCCGCTTCCAAAGCATTTGAACTCACGATGAAGGGTATCGGGGCATTCCCCGACCTGGACCATCCCAGGGTCATATGGGCAGGCGTGGACCGGGGGGCCGCCGAATCGGCGCGGATCGCGGATGGCCTGGAGGCTAAATTACGCGCCATAGGCATCGCCGGGGAAGAGATGTTAAAGAACAAATTCCATCCTCACATAACGCTTGGGAGGGTCCGGAGCGGGAGGAACGGCGATAAGCTGCGCGGGCTTGTCGAAACGGTCGGGTTTGAGGCGGGCCCGGTAATAAAAGCGGAATACCTTACACTCTTCATGAGCCGGCTGACGCCGCAGGGCTCTGTCTATACCGCGCTTTTGAAGGCCAAAATGGCTATAAGCCGGACCGAGAGGTTCGCGTAGACAGCCGCAACCGCATCATCCAGCACCACTCCCCACGGGCTCTCTATCTTTTCTATCCGTTTGATCGGGAAAGGTTTCGTTATGTCGAATACCCTGAATAATACGAAGGCGAGGGCGATCAACTCCGGCCTCATCGGTATGAACAGGAGCGCTATCATCATCCCTATTGCCTCGTCGATTACTATCCTCCTCGAATCCTTTTTACCGAAGAGCTCCTCCGCGCTCCTTATAACCAGAAGGGCCGCCGCCGTCAATACAGATAAGGTTATGAACGTGACCGGAAGGCTGTAATTTACAAGAAGGAAAAGCAGCAGGCCGCACACAGAACCGGCCGTGCCGGGTATCTTTGGGATATAGCCCGCGTAGAAACATGTGCTCACAAGCCTGATGACGGTCTTCAATTGAACAGCTTCCTGTTCTTTATGAAAAAGGATATCCCGGACGTAAGCGTAAGCGCGACGGTAATGAGCATAACGAAGAATATCAGGTTAAGGAGCCACTTCTCCGTATCGGCATTCCAGAAAGCGAGGGAAGTTCCGGCGTCCTTGAACATCAAGAATATGAGTATCATCGATACGGCTATCATCTGCGAGACGGTCTTGTGCTTCCCCGCCTCTTCCGCCTCGATGACTTTCCCCCTTGTAAGGGAGGCGATCCTCAACCCGGTGACCGTAACTTCCCTTGCCATTATTACCACTACCGTCCACGCCGGGATGAGCTCAAGCTCGACGAAAGCCAGGAAAGCCGACAGGACGAGGATCTTGTCGGCTATCGGGTCCATCAATTTCCCGAAATCGGTTATCTTATTTTCTTTGCGGGCAAAATACCCGTCGAAATAATCGGTAAGGGAGGCGGCCGCGAAGGTAAAGAACGCGAAATATTTAGCGCCCTGCCATTTGGCAAAAAGGAAATACATAAGGACGAAAGCCAGGAATATCCTGGAGATAGTTAGTTTGTTCGAAAGGTTCATTTAGCCCGTTCTTTCTCGCCGATCAGATCGTATTCCAGAGCGCCCGTTATCCTCGCGGTCACAAAATCCCCTACCCTGATGCCGGGACCGTTTATGTATACCCCTCCGTCGATCTCCGGGGCATCCATATATGTCCGGCCCAGGTAACTCTTCCCGCCGGAGGCCTCTTTTTCGTCGATAAGGACCTCAAACCTGCGGCCTATGTATCTTTTGTTATTATCCGAAGAGACCCGGCGCTGCGCCTTCATCAACTCGTTCCGCCGCGCTAATTTTTCTTTTTCGGGTATACGGCCCTTCGAACCCGCGGCCGGAGTCCCCTCTTCCTCCGAATATACAAAAGCACCGAGCCGCTCAAATCTCGCCTCTTTAACAAAATCGAGGAGTTCGTTGAATTCCTTATCCGTCTCGCCCGGAAAACCCGCGATGACGGCGGTACGGATGGCTATCCCCGGGACGCGCCCGCGCAATCTTGCGAGCAGGCCCCTGATAGACGCGCTTGACGTCCCCCTCCTCATCGCGTTCAGTATCCTGTCACTGATATGCTGGACAGGCAAGTCGATATATTTGCATATCCTTTCCTCGCCGGCGAGGGCCGAGATCAACCCGTCATTTAAATGTGCCGGGTGCGCGTACATGAGCCGCAACCACCGCGCCCCTTTGAGCCGCGCGATCCTTTTGAGCAATTCCGCGAGCGCGGGCCGGCGGTAAAGGTCGACGCCGTAGAGGGTGGTATCCTGCCCTATCAGATTTATCTCTTTTACACCCCGGCCTATAAGGTCCTGCGCCTCGGCGACGATCGATCCCATGCCTCGGCTCCTGTGCCTGCCGCGTATCTTAGGTATGACACAGAAGGAGCATTTATGCGAACAGCCCTCGGAGATCTTTATGTAGGCGAAATGCCTTGGGGTAAGGGCCTGCCTGGGCGTTTTCCAGTCATAGAGGTATACGGGGTTACGTGTGACGCTGTAGATCCTCTTCCCGGCCATGATATCATTAATGATCTCGGGAAGCCTGGAGAAACCCTCGACGCCTATGAAACCGTCTATCTCGCCCATCTCCTTTTGCAGCGCCTTGCCGTATCTTTGCGGAAGGCAGCCAGCGACAAGTATCCCCTTTATTTTTCCGGAGCTCTTGAGTTCGATGAGATCGAGAATGGTCTCGATAGATTCTTTTTTGGCGTCTTCTATAAAAGAACAGGTATTGACTATCGCTATATCAGCGCCGCGTGAGGATGCCGTTACCGCGAACCCGGAATCTTTAAGCGTGCCTAAAATTATCTCGGAATCTACCAGGTTCCTCGCGCAGCCCAATGAGATAAGTGATATCTTGGTCGGCTTGGTCGGCATTTAGGATAGCGCTACTTGGGTAATTTCAGGCCTTTTATCACGCCTTTTCCCAGCGGGGCCAGGGGAGTCCCGTTCATATCCGCTGCCAGCGCCTCACCCTTGCTGGCCGAGACCTCGAAAGATTCCTTCGCCTCCCATCTCTCGCTCGATCCCTTCTTCAGGATGCCGTCGTATACGACGCTGCCGTCGGCCCTTAACTTCAAATATACGTCCGCGCGCGCCTTAAGCGAGAGCATAAGGTTTTCGCCTTTCGGTATCCGCAGGGCAGGTGCTGCCGCGGCCTTCGGCGCCGGCTTAGCCGCCGGCTTCGGCTTTACCGCCGCTACAACCTTATTTTCGGCCTTAGGCCTGGATTTGAAGAACGCTATCGTCTTTGAGCCTGCAATGCCTATCAATTTAACGGCGAAGAAGATGACCAGGACGGCTATCGCGGCATAGATTATCTTTTTGAAGGGGAATTTTATTCCTGCGGGCGCCCTGCCCCATCTATCATCCTTATTGAGGACAGAGATCTGCTCCTTGAACGCGGGCTTCTCCCCGGTGAAGCTCTCGGCCAGAGATGCGCCGTCAAGCCCCAGGTAATCGGCGTATTTCTTGATAAAGCTCTTTATATAGACCGGGCCTGATATCAATTCCTGCGCCCTGTCCGCCTCGATGGCGCTTAAGATCCTCCCGCTTATGCGGGTTTCTTTTTGCGCCTCATCGATCGATATCCCTTTTGATTCCCGCGCGGCCTTTATTCTCGACCCGATTGATTCCATTTCGCTTTTACCGCCTCCATGGTATCTATCAGTATATCACGGGGTTTCGAACCGTTATAAGGACCGACTATCCCTTCGGCTTCCATCGTGTCTACGAGGCGCGCGGCCCTTGTGTAGCCGAGCCCGAGCCGGCGCTGGAGCATCGAGACCGAAGCCTGTTTGGTCTCCAGCACCATCCTTACCGCTTCCTCGTACATCTCGTCCTTCTCGTATGTCTTGCCGTGGGATTTCTTTTCTTGTTCTTTCTGTATCTCTTCGTCGTATTCGGCCTTCCTCTGCTCCTTTATAAAACTTATGACCCTCTCTATCTCCCTGTCCTTGACAAGGCATGCCTGCGCGCGGGTCGGCTTCGCGTCGCCGGGGCGCATAAAGAGCATATCGCCTTTACCGAGGAGTTTATCCGCCCCGTTCATGTCGAGGACGGTCCGCGAGTCGACCTTAGAGGCGACCTTGAAGGATATCCTTGCCGGAAAATTGGCTTTGATGACGCCGGTCACGACGTCGACCGAAGGCCTCTGCGTCGCGAGTATTATATGTATACCGACCGCGCGGGAGAGCTGGGATAACCTGGTTATCGCGTTCTCGACCTCCTGCGGCGCGACCAGCATGAGGTCGGCCAGCTCATCGATTATCACCACTATATAAGGAAGGACTTCCGGCACTTCCTCTTGGTCCTTGAATTCGCCCTTGCTTAATTTTTCGTGGAAGAACTCGATATTCCTTACCGCCAGGCGCGCGAAGAGCCTGTAGCGCGAATCCATCTCGCTGACGACCCAGTTCAGGGCGCCGGAGACCTTCTTATGGTCGGTCACGACCGGACACAATAGATGCGGCAAGCCGTTGAACATCGCCAGCTCGACCATCTTCGGGTCGACCATCAGGAATTTCACTTCGTCGGGAGAGGCGTTAAAGAGCATGGAGCTTATTATGGAGTTGACGCAGACCGTCTTGCCGGAACCGGTCGTCCCGGCGATCAACATATGCGGCATCTCGCCGAGGTCTGCGACGACAGGCGTCCCGGCTATATCCTTGCCGAGCGCCAGGGTTAGTTTTGATTTCGAGTTCTGGAACTCGGGCGACTGAAGTATCTCTTTCAGATATACGAAAGAGCTCGAGGAATTCGGGACCTCAACGCCCACCCTTGCCTTTCCCGGGATCGGCGCGACTATCCTTACGCTCTGCGCCTTCATAGCCAGGGCAATATCGTCGGAGAGGCTCGTTATCTTCGTTACCTTTACGCCCGGCGCCGGCTCAAGTTCATATCTCGTGATGACCGGCCCACGCTCCACGGCCGTTATCTTTACCTCAATGCCGAAATCCGCCAAGGTCTCTTCGAGCACCTTGGCGCTCGCGTCCAGGTCGTCGCTTATCTTGCGCTCTTCCAGAGGCGGCGGTGAATCAAGCAGGCTCATATCCGGCAGTTTGTAATTGCCTACGACCTGCTTAACCACTTTTACCTGGGCAGGCTTCGACTCCTCCTTCTTTATGATCTTCTTGATATCTATTATTGTGGTGCGTTCCCCTGCGGGGACCTTGCCCTGCTCTCGCAGGACCT
It encodes the following:
- a CDS encoding DNA translocase FtsK codes for the protein MKQERKNEIWGVLLFALSVLVFVSLVSYDPNDLWFLTSNPNVYTHNYVGIFGALVAFALFSLVGFSAYIVPTLTLTWSLGKFLNKVPQKFYFKLLGTLFLFIACSALLSLASSPQSDAVKVHWGGLLGLFSSNFFVRYLGPVGAWVMVIVLGALSILLATELLIFPIVVSLASAVSELISIVFKKKPGQAKEKRFEKAEAQSPLRRSFEQIKAEIAKGKETKEKAAVNEAKAAREEPKVLREQGKVPAGERTTIIDIKKIIKKEESKPAQVKVVKQVVGNYKLPDMSLLDSPPPLEERKISDDLDASAKVLEETLADFGIEVKITAVERGPVITRYELEPAPGVKVTKITSLSDDIALAMKAQSVRIVAPIPGKARVGVEVPNSSSSFVYLKEILQSPEFQNSKSKLTLALGKDIAGTPVVADLGEMPHMLIAGTTGSGKTVCVNSIISSMLFNASPDEVKFLMVDPKMVELAMFNGLPHLLCPVVTDHKKVSGALNWVVSEMDSRYRLFARLAVRNIEFFHEKLSKGEFKDQEEVPEVLPYIVVIIDELADLMLVAPQEVENAITRLSQLSRAVGIHIILATQRPSVDVVTGVIKANFPARISFKVASKVDSRTVLDMNGADKLLGKGDMLFMRPGDAKPTRAQACLVKDREIERVISFIKEQRKAEYDEEIQKEQEKKSHGKTYEKDEMYEEAVRMVLETKQASVSMLQRRLGLGYTRAARLVDTMEAEGIVGPYNGSKPRDILIDTMEAVKAKWNQSGRE
- the rimO gene encoding 30S ribosomal protein S12 methylthiotransferase RimO — encoded protein: MPTKPTKISLISLGCARNLVDSEIILGTLKDSGFAVTASSRGADIAIVNTCSFIEDAKKESIETILDLIELKSSGKIKGILVAGCLPQRYGKALQKEMGEIDGFIGVEGFSRLPEIINDIMAGKRIYSVTRNPVYLYDWKTPRQALTPRHFAYIKISEGCSHKCSFCVIPKIRGRHRSRGMGSIVAEAQDLIGRGVKEINLIGQDTTLYGVDLYRRPALAELLKRIARLKGARWLRLMYAHPAHLNDGLISALAGEERICKYIDLPVQHISDRILNAMRRGTSSASIRGLLARLRGRVPGIAIRTAVIAGFPGETDKEFNELLDFVKEARFERLGAFVYSEEEGTPAAGSKGRIPEKEKLARRNELMKAQRRVSSDNNKRYIGRRFEVLIDEKEASGGKSYLGRTYMDAPEIDGGVYINGPGIRVGDFVTARITGALEYDLIGEKERAK
- a CDS encoding RodZ domain-containing protein; its protein translation is MESIGSRIKAARESKGISIDEAQKETRISGRILSAIEADRAQELISGPVYIKSFIKKYADYLGLDGASLAESFTGEKPAFKEQISVLNKDDRWGRAPAGIKFPFKKIIYAAIAVLVIFFAVKLIGIAGSKTIAFFKSRPKAENKVVAAVKPKPAAKPAPKAAAAPALRIPKGENLMLSLKARADVYLKLRADGSVVYDGILKKGSSERWEAKESFEVSASKGEALAADMNGTPLAPLGKGVIKGLKLPK
- a CDS encoding extracellular solute-binding protein, producing MKNPVSLKFWVMPIGGVDTGPMMDKEIEEFERTHPGIKIDLSIIPWTQAWKRIIFAAKTKQLPDIFQIGNTWTKTLASVGSLANLTSEASEERLKNKFHPVSWATCEDETTRLIHALPWGAETRMLFYRKDIFKKFNLSAGDISTWELFEKTCSVLKGYDHGNGPIGVLGVSDIKDQGLVHDTVPWIWSSGGDYLSKDGLAAAFDKEEALRGIKFYFDLMNRDYAPVRERKVPAYPGHDFFITGKYAMCIAGAFVAADYIPGFFGTPSNRASPEIIDKFGVAFLPSGPAGRFSFAGGSNLAISNYSANKHEAWLFMKFLTSNESQVNLYKSIGTLPAGIEPFSEIFRGETDQEKVLKQTYSEYGRSYRQIDFWGGVEFIITEFFGNIIDAIKTRKYNEKYLASEARKYAAQVNYILSL
- a CDS encoding phosphatidylglycerophosphatase A; the protein is MKTVIRLVSTCFYAGYIPKIPGTAGSVCGLLLFLLVNYSLPVTFITLSVLTAAALLVIRSAEELFGKKDSRRIVIDEAIGMMIALLFIPMRPELIALAFVLFRVFDITKPFPIKRIEKIESPWGVVLDDAVAAVYANLSVRLIAILAFKSAV
- the thpR gene encoding RNA 2',3'-cyclic phosphodiesterase, coding for MGETIRVFIAIELPPQARDELISVQATLKRSGADVKWVEPENIHLSLRFIGDVGPDKTEEIKNQLAGVASASKAFELTMKGIGAFPDLDHPRVIWAGVDRGAAESARIADGLEAKLRAIGIAGEEMLKNKFHPHITLGRVRSGRNGDKLRGLVETVGFEAGPVIKAEYLTLFMSRLTPQGSVYTALLKAKMAISRTERFA
- the pgsA gene encoding CDP-diacylglycerol--glycerol-3-phosphate 3-phosphatidyltransferase → MNLSNKLTISRIFLAFVLMYFLFAKWQGAKYFAFFTFAAASLTDYFDGYFARKENKITDFGKLMDPIADKILVLSAFLAFVELELIPAWTVVVIMAREVTVTGLRIASLTRGKVIEAEEAGKHKTVSQMIAVSMILIFLMFKDAGTSLAFWNADTEKWLLNLIFFVMLITVALTLTSGISFFIKNRKLFN